Proteins encoded in a region of the Solanum dulcamara chromosome 9, daSolDulc1.2, whole genome shotgun sequence genome:
- the LOC129904633 gene encoding uncharacterized protein LOC129904633 isoform X1, with product MAENPNCTVYVGNLDERVCDRVLYDILIQAGRVVDLYIPRDKETDKPKGFAFAKYETEEIADYAVKLFSGLVTLYNRTLRFAISGHDKLSNNSPIATATVLNIPSRPRPHPTPYNDKEISPNSARLSTSHWFSEHQTSYTQVPVSPGVSVNQSNGYKSPYNGYRSHYDGNNYDYDQRVIGAALDSITRSRLGRYDACNPTSYPSY from the exons ATGGCAGAAAACCCTAATTGTACTGTTTATGTCG GAAATTTGGATGAGAGAGTATGCGATCGTGTACTATATGACATTCTAATTCAAGCAGGCCGTGTCGTTGACTTGTACATTCCTCGTGACAAGGAAACTGATAAGCCTAAAGGTTTTGCCTTCGCAAAATATGAGACGGAAGAGATTGCGGACTATGCTGTGAAGCTTTTCTCTGGTTTAGTGACACTCTACAATAGAACATTAAGATTTGCA ATATCTGGGCATGACAAGCTCTCTAATAACTCACCAATTGCAACAGCAACGGTCTTAAATATTCCCTCTAGACCAAGGCCTCATCCTACACCTTATAATGACAAGGAAATTTCACCAAATTCTGCAAGGTTATCAACTTCACACTGGTTTTCAGAGCACCAAACTAGTTACACCCAAG TTCCAGTTTCTCCTGGTGTTTCAGTAAACCAGTCTAATGGTTATAAATCACCTTACAATGGATATAGATCACATTATGATGGCAACAATTATGATTACGATCAAAGAGTAATTGGGGCAGCTTTGGATAGTATAACACGCTCTAGGTTGGGCCGATATGATGCCTGTAACCCAACAAGTTACCCTTCttattga
- the LOC129904633 gene encoding uncharacterized protein LOC129904633 isoform X3 gives MAENPNCTVYVGNLDERVCDRVLYDILIQAGRVVDLYIPRDKETDKPKGFAFAKYETEEIADYAVKLFSGLVTLYNRTLRFAISGHDKLSNNSPIATATVLNIPSRPRPHPTPYNDKEISPNSARLSTSHWFSEHQTSYTQVT, from the exons ATGGCAGAAAACCCTAATTGTACTGTTTATGTCG GAAATTTGGATGAGAGAGTATGCGATCGTGTACTATATGACATTCTAATTCAAGCAGGCCGTGTCGTTGACTTGTACATTCCTCGTGACAAGGAAACTGATAAGCCTAAAGGTTTTGCCTTCGCAAAATATGAGACGGAAGAGATTGCGGACTATGCTGTGAAGCTTTTCTCTGGTTTAGTGACACTCTACAATAGAACATTAAGATTTGCA ATATCTGGGCATGACAAGCTCTCTAATAACTCACCAATTGCAACAGCAACGGTCTTAAATATTCCCTCTAGACCAAGGCCTCATCCTACACCTTATAATGACAAGGAAATTTCACCAAATTCTGCAAGGTTATCAACTTCACACTGGTTTTCAGAGCACCAAACTAGTTACACCCAAG TGACATAA
- the LOC129904633 gene encoding uncharacterized protein LOC129904633 isoform X2, producing the protein MAENPNCTVYVGNLDERVCDRVLYDILIQAGRVVDLYIPRDKETDKPKGFAFAKYETEEIADYAVKLFSGLVTLYNRTLRFAISGHDKLSNNSPIATATVLNIPSRPRPHPTPYNDKEISPNSARLSTSHWFSEHQTSYTQGTNSSFRC; encoded by the exons ATGGCAGAAAACCCTAATTGTACTGTTTATGTCG GAAATTTGGATGAGAGAGTATGCGATCGTGTACTATATGACATTCTAATTCAAGCAGGCCGTGTCGTTGACTTGTACATTCCTCGTGACAAGGAAACTGATAAGCCTAAAGGTTTTGCCTTCGCAAAATATGAGACGGAAGAGATTGCGGACTATGCTGTGAAGCTTTTCTCTGGTTTAGTGACACTCTACAATAGAACATTAAGATTTGCA ATATCTGGGCATGACAAGCTCTCTAATAACTCACCAATTGCAACAGCAACGGTCTTAAATATTCCCTCTAGACCAAGGCCTCATCCTACACCTTATAATGACAAGGAAATTTCACCAAATTCTGCAAGGTTATCAACTTCACACTGGTTTTCAGAGCACCAAACTAGTTACACCCAAG